The genome window CACCAAGTGGCCGTTGAAGACCGCCGCCGTCTACTTCGTCCTCTCGGTGCTGCCGACCGGCGGCTTCTTCGCCGAGCGCAAGCTGCGCCGCGAGGCCGAGGACGCCGTCATCGCGGCCCGCGCCCGCAAGGAAGGGATCGTGAACGCGTGATCGTCGCCTTCTCAGTGACGCCGCTGGGGGTCGGCGAGGACGTGGGGGAGTACGTCGCCGACGCCGTCCGGGTCGTACGGGAATCCGGTCTGCCGAACCGCACCGACGCCATGTTCACCTCGATCGAGGGGGAGTGGGACGAGGTCATGGACGTGGTGAAGCGTGCCGTCTCGGTGGTCGAGGAGCGGGCGCCGCGTGTCTCCCTGGTCCTCAAGGCGGACATCCGTCCGGGCGTGACGGACGGCCTCACCTCCAAGGTGGAGACGGTGGAGCGGCACCTGGCCGGCGAGTGAGGCGCCGCCGCCCGGCGACGGAAGGC of Streptomyces cynarae contains these proteins:
- a CDS encoding MTH1187 family thiamine-binding protein, which gives rise to MIVAFSVTPLGVGEDVGEYVADAVRVVRESGLPNRTDAMFTSIEGEWDEVMDVVKRAVSVVEERAPRVSLVLKADIRPGVTDGLTSKVETVERHLAGE